The genomic DNA tggaggtccagtggttaggactctgcacttgcaCTGCcgaggacgcaggttcgatccctggtcggggaactgacatcctgcatgctgcatggctcggccaaaatcaatcaattttttttttttaatccttaacaaaaaagaaaactgaacattttAGGTAATATAGCAACTCTGGATACAGGTCCCACCCACTCACCCAGGGCTTCTTATTGCTTGggcatttatttgtttagtgattTGTCTGGACTAATTCCATGAAGtctgttcccccccccaccccccagtctgCAGCCTCAGATATACCTGCCCTGATTTTTGtccttgtttttatctttcagccTGGCATCCTATAGGTCATCCCTAGGTTAACACAAGCCATTATTGGTCACAAGTTGTGCTTAGCACCCAAAACCAGTAAGATTTTTACCCTTTACTGTCAATTCTGTGTGTGGCTTGGAAACTGTTTTCACAGTTCagagagttttatggttttgccTTGCATGTAGCCAGGGGGCCGGTAGCTTGGAAGTTGTGTCACCAGTCATTCCCCAGAGGACATAGCCTTGGGGTGCACACATTCTTCCAAACCACCAGCGAtgagtatgattttattttaaagtggtCAGAATAGCTTATTGCTCAGTCAGTGATGACTCAGAGATTATGCTTAAGTCCCTTGAGCCAGTAAGACTTCAGCCCTTCGCTACTTAATCTGTGTATGGCTTGGGGAATGCTTGCAAGTCAGTGAAGCCACATATTGGACTGATTGCTCCTAAGTAGGGGCAGCCTAGCATATCCAGCGTGATTTGTCTGAGTAAGGACAGCCTAGTACAAAGCTCCCATTGCTTCTCGGTTAGGGACAGCCTGGTACGTCACTCTGAATGTTCCTTAGTAGGGGCAGCCTAGTACACCCACTCTGATTTCTCCTGAGTGGGCAACCTCGTATAtctactctcattactctgattAAGGGCAGCCTAACATTCACTCTGATTGCTCTGAGTAGGGACCTATGCACTAATACACTGAAGCCAAGTAACACTTCTACTCCATGAGCAAGTGGGTAGCATAGGGGAAGGATGGTACCATGACTTTCTCAGTTTGCTCCTGTTATTCTAGGGGTGAGGGGCAGTTTAGGCCCCAGGATTCGCAGCCTACTGTTCCTTAGGCAAAGCCCTCACCCTACCAGTGAGATCAGGGTGTCAGGAAACCCTAGTCTTCTGAGCAGTGCATGCGGGGAATAGAGCTTCTACAACATGAGCTGAGAGTTTCGGTGATGAGAGATGTCAGTGTCCTGCTGATCCCAGGATGAAACCATAGCCCTAGCCTGGATCTCGTGGGGAGAGGGAGCCCCTGTCTTCTAGTCTGCACCCAGCTGGAGCAGAGCTACCGTAGTGGGAGGGGGGTGGCTGGAAGGAGGTCGTGGCTCAGATGCTACAGACTCTGACTTTTCCTACCTagatttagtagattttcttgaataaatgtttcttcatttcctgTGTGCTGTTAGGTCAATTTCTAGGGAatttaagtagtttttaaaagtaaTGTTCACCAGTTCAATGACTGTAGAAGAGGGTTTCCTTAGCTCCTCACATAGCCACTCTGGAAGTCCCACTCCCAACTCTAATTATCACATAGGAAATGCCAAAAATAAGATCACTAAAAAGCCTATCATCTTACAGGTGCTTCCCCAGGTTTAAATTTCCAGTATGTAAAAACAGGCACTTTCCACTGTTTTTCTCCTCCCTTATCCTCCTAGTTTACTGTTCAGCAGTACTCATTCACAGAAGCCATAAAAGGCTATAAAATGATTTAGAGATGCATGCTCAAATTAGCATGTTGAAACAAATGCACATTTACTAAAAGGTGTTCATTGCTTCATGAAATAATGATCTGTAAGAAACATAATTTCATGTATCAATTATCCCACATACCAGCTAAAGCTTGTCAGAAACTGTGAGAGACAAGagagaataattaaaatatttttaatttgacttGGTCACTTTATTCATAATGAGCATGAAGCTTTATTATAGATCTTAGTAAAATATCCAAAGAACCAATCATTTTAATGAtcaatagatataaaaatatagttcTTAGATTCAAATATGACAAAATTGATATCTCTGAAGAGTCTTGAACACAGTAGATACTGAATTGCTCATTCAATGATAGATTCAATTATTCAAGACATAGAGATGTTTCATGTTTTCAAAGAGgcattatatttacatattttttaaaagccagtaaCTCCAATACACCTCTAACTAGTGAATTAAgataaggtatttttttttaaatatagattttattcattttttaaaatttggtttgtttatttttggctgcgttgggtcttctttgctgcccacgggctttctctagttgcggcgagcgggggctactctttgttgaggtgcgtgggctgctcgttgcagtggcttctcttgttgtggagcacaggctctaggcgcacggacttcagtagttgtggcatgcaggctcagtagttgtggctcgcgggctctagagcacaggctcagtagttgtggtgcacgagcttagttgctccacggcatgtgggatcttccaggacccgggcttgaacctgtgtcccctgcattggcaggcggattcttaaccactgtgccaccagggaaggccaaggTAAGGTACTTTTTAACTAGTAACCTACCCTCTACCCAAGACACAACtttaattatatttcataatcttataggaagcaaaataaataatttctgccTTGCAGTCATATAATACCAATAACTCAAACTTATCTCACCTTTACAAATGACTGGAAAATGAACAATTAGCCATTGAGTAGACAGTCTAAACCAGGAGTTGGCAAGGTTCAGCAAGGTATCTAGACTTATTTAAAATGATGTTGTTCATTCATTATATTCAGTTATTCATTAATCACTTTCTAGGTGCTGGTAGTATAGTGGTGAGCAAAACAAAATGCATATACTTGTAAAGCTTATAATCTTGACATTCTCAAGAAAAAAACCTCTTAAAGTtaatttttcatgattttatcCAGCAGATTTGCTCCTCAAGGAGTTTTTAGTCTTTATAAGAGACAAAAGTACATAAATACCTATAATACAAGGCAGAGTGGGATGACTATCATAAAAGACTCaatatatgtgaaataataatggctaacatgTATTGAACAGTTAATACATGCCATGTACTATCctgtaaatatattaatttattcagtccTCATGACAGCCCTATGAGGTAAATATTACTCTCTCTACATATGAGAAACCCAAGACTTCGAATAAGTAACCTGCCTAAGGTCAGATAACTGGTAAGAGCTAGAATTTGAAAACAGGTGGGCTGACTCTATATGCTACTCTCCTAACATTTTAACTTTATTGCCTGTGTGTAGTAGCAACTATGAAACATCAGCAAAATCAAATATTAAGTATCTCAGTGTAAAGAACTATGCAGATACAGGTGTAAAGTATTATTAGAATTATTACAAGCCAACTTCTATCAAGAGAGTTTTTAATATGTTCCTGTCTCTTTTAGGGAGCTTCTTTCAAATGTCAGGGAGGCTCTGCAATAATATATGGGTGTGATCAGGCCCTACACATGTGTGGAAACTTGATATGTAACAGATAAGGCATTACAAAAACATGGAAAATGATGAACTATTTATAATCAGTTGTGCTAACATAAGTgattatttatatgtaaaaagtaaaattagatgctgacctcacactatacacaaataTCCATTCCAGGTAGATTAAAGTCCTAATATGAATACAAACTATAAAATTGTAGAAGAAAATGTATGAAAGTAGCTTAATGATCTTGAAGTAGGGAAGGATATCTTGTAGAAGACATAAAAAAgcacaaaccataatggaaaatattggTCAATTTGACTATGGTAAAGTGAAACACTTCTGTAccaaaagaaataagtgaaaaagtagGCTGTAGCCAGAGATATAATATTTGCAATATACATAATTAATAaaggattttaattaaaaatatagagaacTTCTATactaagcatttaaaatattatacaagaAGGATAGCTATCCAtatgcataaaattttaaaacaaagttttgaaagaaaaaagcgAAATGCTTTTGTAAATTATATGTAATGTGTGTACTGTTACTTAAAGTTAAAAATCGAAACTTCCTCTCCgaaatagaagaaacaaagcAGCTGATGCCTAAATGTCCTCCATTTCAATATTGCCCATCCCTAATTTTATCGTGAATAACTATGAAAGGGTTTGGGCAAACCTTCCAAAAAGAGCTTCAGCACATTATTCCCCTTcttaccttgattttttttttttttttttttgctttctgtctcttcaACACTTATCAAACCATATAATAATTTTTTGATTATATGTCTGACTCTCTGCTAGGCTGAAGTATATATATAGTTAACCCTTAAACAACACGGGTTTTAGCTTCGTGgattttttcttgataaatacATATTACAGTACCGCAGGGTCTGCAGTTGATTGAATCTTTGGATGTggaactgtggatatggaggaACCACAGATACATAGATCCGACTCTAAAGTTATACACGGATTTTTGACTGCATGAGGCTCAGTACTGCTAACTTTCATGTTGGTCAAGCGTCAACATAATAAATAGTAAATGTTTGATCACTCAGTCAATAAAAGAATGCTATTAAAAGATTAAGGGTAGTCATTATCAGTAAatatatagtaagtgcttaataaaagaTACCTAATTCGATGTTAGTTAGAAATACAAAAAGGTCAAAAACTCTTTATCCTCAAAATTTACAATATAATTAGAGAACAgattaataaaaaaaagcaaTCTAGGGAGGTATATACAAACCCCTTAACAATAGTTTTGTGCTTAAATTTTAACTGTTTTATATCTGCCTTCTTTTTCAAAGGACCTGATAATTATTCAGGTTGTTTTGTCACTGTCTTCTATAGAGTTTAATAATAAGCTCTTAAAAACTTTGTAGATCTGAAGGAAGGAAACCTTACATACTAAGAAAATTTTAGGATATCTCACAGAGAAAACTAGGGACCAGTTGAGCTTTTAAAGAGAGACTAACATACAAAAAAATAGTCTAATGATTTACTTGTTTACCAAATCATAAAAACAAGGTTCAGAGGAAGAACTCTTCATAAATATAACAACTATTTTCTGTAATAATAGCATTTAGTTTTTACCTCACTTCCtccaaaaattttaactttttagaggtttaaaattttgattttaccTAAACCTATCGCCTTAGTTTAGAAAGAATGattaacagagagagaaagtatgGCCAATATTAttcagatttcattttcatttaacaacCTACTGCTAAATTGTGGGTTTTAATCCAGTTTTCTCACATTGTCCTAACTTCATTGGTTGTGATAGCCCAACCCAATTCTATTGATGGATTAACATAAAGGTTAGTTTCTTCTCCAAATCTTgacatgtgaaaaataaatgaaattcagaagTCAATGTCTATAAATGGAGTTTAATTGTAACATAAGAGTGACTATaatatattgtctatggctgcttcacTGATACACTAGCAaagttgaatagttgcaacatAGAACATGAAGCTTGCAAAGCCTAAattatttaccatctggccctttactgaAAAGTTTGCTGACTACTGCTTTAGACCATATTACATCCTTCAACTAAGAATTAAGGCCACAATATATTGCACAACCACACAAACTTCTCATCAATTACTGTTGGCTTATGATAAATACAGTAGGTAAATGTTTATGAGAAAGAGTTTagaaaaattctaaatgaaaGTAGCCCCTTTAAAAAGACAACTATAGAAACATTATAAACAAAATTTgtagaaaaatgtagaaaaataatttatattaattattacaGTGCATATTTTTATAAACTGGCGACTTCcaattgaatatttttttttttttttttttttttttttttttgcggtacgcgggcctctcactgttgtggcctctcccgttgcggagcacaggctctggacgcgcaggctcagcggccatggctcacgggcccagccgctccgcggcatgtgggatcttcccggaccggggcacgaacccgtgtcccctgcattggcaggcagactctcaaccattgcaccaccagggaagcctgaatatTAGTATTTTAAATTGCTGATATTACCTTCAAGTTTTCTTTACATTATTTGCTAAATTAGTGTGCTTTATACTGTGATAGCATTATATTTTCAACTTAGACTAAACttattaaattttgaattttctttattttgttaactATAGATATCGTGTTGAAGGAATAATTCCAGAATCAACATCTAAACTATCTGATTTCCTCTACAAACCTGAAAACAGGGTCACATGGGACAAATCATtgaaaatgtacagcatggtacaAAAAATTGATTCGGTAATTTACTGTTTAATATCGGACTTTCACTGTATGAGTACACTTTTAGTTTGCTATCTTAGTGATTTGAGTTTATTAAATCTGTATTATGTGGACACTTTGTATTTTATAGGTTCAAACCAAgttgaaatttttataaaaagcttAAAACTTCCTTCTTTATTAGTCAAGAGTTCAATTCCAATTACCTTTATTCTGTTTTAAATGAATACCACATTCTGAACGTGGTCAGCTCTCCTGCAGATGTGTGCCTTCGGTTACTGAGGGGACTGAACTCATGGATTCACCTCCTCCATTAGGTGGAACAAAAAGATTAAGCTTGCCTTGTTGATGGGAAGTCAGTAGATTTATCTTAGTCATAATACACTAGATAACAGGAACATCGTAGACACTTACTGTAAGGACTTAAGAACAAAAAGCATGTGACTTTTTTAAAGAGTAAGTGTGAAATAACATTGTGGTTTTAGAAACACTTTCAAATACATTATCTCAGAAATGAAGAgggagaataaaaacagaaaagaaaaatgtaggtaATGGACTAGAAATCTAAAGTCATAgaggtgagagaaagaaagacagaatgcAAGAGGCAAATAGGGCTTAAAAGGGGAGAGAAGATCAGGGTGAGGTGAGGGTAGAGTGAAAGCTCAGGAGGAGAAAACCATGAATGAAATGAGAAAGACTGTTAGCTGGTAGAAAGAAGGAGGAACAGGAAGAAGACAGGAGTGGGGTGAGGGATTCTGAACTCTGGTACAGCACAGTATAGGTCTGACACTTATTAAGACTGATAGACTTCacggtatgtaaattatacctcataagcggcttttaaaaattgagtccTACTGTTTGGCTAATAATAACTTTATTAGAAGGAGCTGGTAAATGTGACTGTTGGAGTAATGCAAACTTAAACAGTTGCATTGGTAAAATTCCACATCACTGAGTCTTTGGTTCTTAGAGTCTCCAAGCCGCATTTCACTCATCAAAACAAATGGCCCACATATCTGCCATCACCTTATCAGGTATTTAGAACTCTGTAGGTTAACTTTACCGCCTTTTATTAAACTGATTTTGAAATCTGGGATGGGGGTGAGATTGTAGAAAAGCCCAGAAAGGTAAAGCAGTTTCATCTTGTAGAGAGGCCTTGAAGTTCTTACCCACAAAGAACGCCTGTCCGTGACCTTCTTGGGATTTGAACATGGCCCATCACAAATGAAAATCCAAACAATTGGACTGTTTCATTCATGATTGTATGATACTAATTATACAGTTTCATTAGCATTTCAGATATTTCTGCTGTTGCTGCAAGTCAGCTGTAATAATGGAAAGTATACTAGGTTTGGCATCAAAAAACTTGAAAACATAGAGGAATtttgtgatttgcccaaggtcaccacaGCCAATGTATGGTATAACCAGGACTTATACCTGATCTCCTCATTCCAAATTTGATGCCTTTTCCAGTATACCACAGTATCTCTGAATCACATTATACTGTGAGAAGAATTAGTCTGCCTTGCAGTGAATGTTTGTAGCATTCACTTCCAGGGGTGCATTTTAATTGACTCATTCACCCCATTGGTGAGGAAGGGATTCCTGCTCTAGGGTTATGGTGGTGGTCAAACACATGACACCAGCACTAGACAAATGAGATCCACAGCACTTTGTTAATCCTTAATCACAGCCCAGGAAGGACTGTTAAgactttgttaaattaacatttgttagTGGAGCACAGGGTGCCAATAGTGAGCCAGGTTCAACAAATGACcacaagagaaattgaaatagagaagtttattactcacaggtcgAGGAGGAAGTGTACAGCACGCCTAAGGGCCCCATGTGGGGAGGTCAAGGCAGGCTGcagacagagagaggcaggacCTGAGGCACATGCCTTTATTAGTGTCTGTGGGTGGAGTGCTTTGGGGTTCCTGGGCTAAGGCCAGATTGATCAATTGGAACCAAAAAGAGCAGGGTTTTGGTAAGCTCCACAGGGGGCATCTTACCTAAGGTGCTCACAAGGGGAAGGCCCTGGGAAGTGGGAGAGACAGTTGATCAGAAGCGCTGTTGGGGAAGTCATATCAGGAACTTACATTTGCTTGTGACTCTGAGGGCTGTTATCTGGCGGTGTCCTTACATGAGAGGACTAGTGTTAGTTTAAGGCCCCTGCAGGCTGCTCGGACAAACAAAACGGATACTGAGGCAGCAGTACATGGAGTAGCTTAGCTAAACTCTCAAGGATGCACCATGTCATGCAGTGTGATGTGGGAGCTGCACTCAGGAACAGAGTGAATAACTAGGGGTTGTGCAAGGCAGGCTTTGTAGTATCAAGAGGTTGAGGTGACCCCTGATTCCTGCAGGAGGATCTGATTGGTTGTTGGAATAATTCTGCAGGGTAGCAGGGAACTGAAACGCACTACTCAGGTATAAGTAGGCATTGTGTCTGATCCTGCTGATAAGGAGGGTTGTTGGACTAAGGGTTCTTATCTGTGGGAACAGAGTGGGGAGAGGAACTTGCAGTTAGGCCATTCACCACCCTCCCAGTTTTACCAGATGTCAAAGCAGTGCATATATTGGCCTTTAATTTTAGGCCTTACACCACAAGCTGCTAAGtcaatatatttttcagaatatattACCTAGTCAGTGTGGGGTAGTAGACACAATATTGTACTGGAAATCCAGGTTCTAGTTCTATACATATCTCTAGTTCTACATGTAATTTAATGTTaggcttcaatttcttcatcaaaaAATTCAAAGGTTAAATAATATCAAGATTCCTTTCTGATTCTGTCACACTTATGATTATATTAACTCGtgttagatatatgatttgcaaatattttctcccattctgtaggtcaccttttcattttgttgatagtttccttttctgtgcagaagcattttagtttgatgtagtcccactcgtttatttttgcttttgttgccttgcACTTATAATTATACATCTAATGTTTCTTTAACACTGAAAATGCAAGTTGACTCGGTGATAAATTCTTAAAACCTCAAAGCCCTGCTTTTTCCAAATACAGTCCAGCCTTATGCAGTTTGTTTCAGGACACATTCATATGTCCTACCATCACACAAAGTTTTGCCATGGGCTCAATATCCCCCCGAGACTTTATCGACTTAGTGTATTTGAAGCACTGCGAAGGGAATATCGATATTATCAGTTGTAAGTTGAAACATTTTGCCCACACTTTGGAATTACTGTGAgtcattaataaatttttttacttttaactcacagtttgaaagaaacaatattttcaattaattatttttgtatttacttAGTGAGGCCAATAAATGCATGTTAATATAGATAAGCCTGAAGTTTTACCTAATTCTAGAGGTGCCATTTATATCATAGTCAATGATTATGGCATCTCCTGGCCTTTTTGCAGCATATACCCTGCAGCGCTCAGTGTAGATAGATACTTACAGGCTAAAACATCACAGCATACATTATAAAACTactaagaaacaaaattgatctttggatatatacttttGTATTTAAATTACATAGAATGGGTATATCTAGAAACTGAAAAAGCTCATGAAGAAAATTTCAATAGATAGGTGTTTTCATAAATGtgcttatatttcttttaaaaactggagGTTTTGATATACCCTTATTcaccccccgccaaaaaaaatgtgtcactctgtaaaatacaaatacataacCACTTCCTAATTTGCGTTATTCACTTAAAACATACCAGTTCACACCCCAAAGATCTTTGGACTCCAAGAACTCAAGATAAATCATGGTGAAGGGACTTTGGTAGGACAATGACCTAGagtcctttttttccctgtaattcaatTTAATCTCACTATTCCTATGTGAATAGTTTCCCCTACTGTAAACTATTTGGGGAGGGACAGTTAAGTgttgttaattattatttttgaacaAGGTTGCAGTTACTTTGATATATCTGTAGGACTCTTAAGTTTCTGAGTCCAGGACTGAGTCATTGCTCTGCTGATAGCACTCATGTGCACAGTTAGCTCTCTTGCCCATACCACTGGGGACTGCTGTTCATCACTTTCACATATTCGTCTCGTATAGTTTCATACAGTTGTCATTTAGTCGTCTCATTTTTAAATGAGGGCACATAAAAATTTATTCACTGCCTATAACACAAAATACTGTCCATTTGAATCATAGATCTGTTATTATCTATATTTTGAAAGCATTCAATTTGTATCTCATTTTTAGTGGTCAGAGGGAAGGTAAAAAATAAGTATGGaagataaaatcaataaatagtTATAATCAGTCATTCAGTGATCACTACTGAATTTGCTTTAAGTGATTTTCTTTGAATGAGTTTTTGATGATTACTGATAGTTTTCTTCTTAATGTTTCTGTTGTTGTCTAGCTTACTGTGTATCTTGCTTTGAGCTAAATATTTTGCATGCATTTTCTCACCAATGAGGAAACCGAAGTTCACAGAAATCAAGttacatagctaataagtggctCAAGTCTTTCTGATTTTCCAAAATCTGTACTAACTACCATACTATGTGCCTCACAAAAGACCCATACTTGTTTGTGgaatataacaaaattttaaaaaataaagacaaatataatctccatattttaaacagtgaaaaaatatgttaatatCACTTCTGGCAGTACCATTTTGCCAACATAATTGGCTCTGTTAAGATGATGAAACAGGTCATGAAAATGGGAAATTGATTCCACCACATTTGTCTCCTAAGCTAGTCCTAAGCTAGTGcttaacattatatttctacagAAGTGATTGCTTATGTTAAAATCATATAGGAAAATTCTCTGACAAAAGCAGGATTCAGTTGCAcagaataaacaaatatattctgTTGCACAGAATAAACAGTTGCACAGagtaaacaaatatatttggAAGAGTATATATAATTATCATAAACATAATCATGATCAGATCACCTGCCTTCTAACTTCACATACAATATGCAGTTATGCTGCATAATTCCTAAAACAAAATCTGctgatttttaattatatattgaaGTTAGCTACAGGGAATTGGCAGAAAGGGGCATTTAAACTACTTCTATTGACAGACCAAATAACtacatcaaatattttattttaaaaatttataaaccaaAACATCTATAAACCCACTATCCTAATAGAATAGTCTCTTTCTTTGTGATTTCTGCTTCAAATCTCAGAAAGTAATTGAACAATACTTTTAACAGTTTTTCCTGTACGTGAAAGATAACAGCATCTTTCGAAGTTCTACATGAAAAAGTGTGAGAGGACAATAGTGATCATActgatattctttcatttttggcCTGTGTACACATTCAAATgtgcaaacatacatacatatgtataaaactAATGTCACTGCTGATAATAACTAAGTTAAATCAAGTGCTATGTCATACACTTTTTAAGATATGCTACTGGAAACAGAATTTTTCATCTTTGTGGAATAAgtttcattttaattctttttaatcacTTAGCTACTAGTGTGGATTTTCCAGCATATCCTCCATCTTCAAATTATATCCGTGGTTGTAATCACGCTTGTGGCTATATGTGTTCACCTCTGCAAGAGTAAGTgttatttccatatatttattttttaacagttttttagtTCAATTTGTAATTTGTTAACTAACTCACCAGAAATATGTTCTGGTATATTCTGTTGGGAAAAAAATTGCccctaaatacaatttttaaaataattttttaagtatttttgtcTTAAGTATAATCAGAATGGATAATTCCCTATAAAGTATGATTTGAGGTTTCTGGCACTagtcacatatatacaaacatCCTCACCCCCTCCTATTAACCTTAACCTGATGTTTTATGTTTCTCCATTAGAGTCACTTCTGTGAATTATTAGGGaatttttgcaaattaaaaataaattctctagAATTATAATGCAGTTACGTTTATCAGCAATGAATGCTTTACCTTGAATAAATTCTTTCCAATGGACTACCTACTGAGAACAGATACCTGCAGAATGACACATCCAGTAGGTAAATTCAGAAAGGGAAGAGCTGGAGAAATTAGAGTCACTGCCCACAGGTGGCCAGCCTAGGGATAAGATGGTAACATCCAATACACATAGTCTTTAAATGCCTATATATTAATTCAATGTATATCATTCTACAAATtcgttacattttaatttttggtaaatgattttatattaaataaaagataTCGACACATAGAAACAGGTGTAAAACTTTATAGTGGTCAGATATAAACCActcaatatgagaaaaatatttttgtgaaggaagtcaaaataaaattacatttagaCCCGTACTCCTTAATATTTTCTC from Pseudorca crassidens isolate mPseCra1 chromosome 12, mPseCra1.hap1, whole genome shotgun sequence includes the following:
- the STARD6 gene encoding LOW QUALITY PROTEIN: stAR-related lipid transfer protein 6 (The sequence of the model RefSeq protein was modified relative to this genomic sequence to represent the inferred CDS: inserted 2 bases in 1 codon), which encodes MDYKALAQQTAQEILGYYQDTSGWKVVKTSKKITVSSKASKKFHGNLYRVEGIIPESTSKLSDFLYKPENRVTWDKSLKMYSMVQKIDSDTFICPTITQSFAMGSISPRDFIDLVYLKHCEGNIDIISSTSVDFPAYPPSSNYIRGCNHACGYMCSPLQENPAYSKLVMFVQTEMRGKLAPSIIEATMPSNLVSFLLNVKDGVKXHKILSGRGCHHDGHSSFRKKK